GTATTGTCCACGCGTTTAGCGGCAGCCAACAACAAGCCGAAGCTTATGCAAAACAGCAGTTTTTGCTGGGGATCGGTGGCGCCTTAACTTACCCGAGAGCCCAGCGTCTGCAGCGTTTATATCGTCATCTGCCCCTCGAACAGATTGTGCTTGAAACAGATGCGCCTGACATGCCCTTATGCGGCTATCAAGGGCAGCGCAATTCTCCAGTTCGACTTTATGAGGTATTGCAGAAACTAACTGAAATTCGCGATGACTCATTATCAGAAATCGCCAGCCAAACATCGCACAACGTTCAAAAACTGCTGAATATCTGAATAATGACGAACCACAGCATAGGTAAACTCGCTATTGCAATGTTATAAAGAAGTGACTCGGACCATCTTATTCCAAATTGATTGCCTTTGACTCTGCTAATCAGGACTGTTTATGAACCACGGCCATATTGACGCCATTCTCGCCAGCCTTAATCAGGTTATTCTCGGCAAAGATCACGCTGTAAAACTGGCCTTAAGTTGCTTGTTGGCACGCGGTCATTTGCTAATTGAAGATCTGCCCGGTGTCGGCAAAACTACGCTGGCACATGCGCTGGCCGCCACTCTGGGCTTGAAATTTCAACGGGTACAATTTACCAGTGACATGTTACCGGCGGATATTATCGGCGTATCAATTTTTGATCGTGAATTGCAGCGTTTTACCCTGCATCGCGGCCCTGTTTTTACACAATTATTGCTGGCTGATGAAGTGAATCGTGCGTCGCCTCGCACCCAAAGTGCCTTGCTGGAAGTCATGGAAGAACAGCAGGTCAGTATCGATGGCGAAACCTATCCATTGACATCGCCATTTTTTGTTATTGCCACACAAAATCCGACGCATCAAATTGGTACCTTTCCGTTGCCGGAGTCACAGCTTGATCGTTTCCTGATGCGAATTTCACTTGGCTATCCAAATACCAATGCCGAACGAGCGCTGCTCAAAGGTGACGACCGGCGACAACTCTTACAGCAATTACAACCGGTGATCGAACCGGCAACCCTGCTCAACTTGCAACACACCGTGCAAATGCAGACCGTTTCGGATGCTTTGATAGACTATGTTCAGGCCTTGCTATCGCATACCCGCCACAGTGGTCAGTTTCAAAATGGGCTTTCCCCTCGTGCTGGACTTGGTCTGCTTCACGCCGCACAAGCATGGTCATTCATTAGTGGTCGTGACTATGTGATGCCAGAAGATGTTCAGGCTGTTTTACCCAATGTCATTGGCCATCGCCTGCAGTCTGGCAGATCCGCGATGCAACCGGACTGGGTGCAATCGTTAGTTGATGCTGTCGCCATTCCCTGATGGTAGCAAACACCTTAAAGTCCGCCTGGCTGCGCCTGACCACAATCAATGGGCGTCGGATTTATATCCTTCCTTCACGGGCAGGCTTGGGTTTTGCCGGTTTGATGTTGCTGATGTTGCTGGCAGCCATTAATTACAACAATAGTCTGGCATATCTGTTGGCTTTTTTACTCATCAGCCTTGGCCATGTTGCCATGCATCACAGCCATCGCAATATACGCACTGTTACCTATCAGGTTCTGCCACCTCGACCGGCTTTTGCGGGTCAAAACATCCCACTTGGCCTTGTCATAACCACGAAACATCAACACCCGGTTTACCAACTTTTAATTGATTATGCATCGACTGCACCGCCTTCCCGATGGTTTTCGTTATCGACATTGGCACGTTATCAGCACGTCGCTGTGATGCCGATGGTTAGCGATGCTGAATCTTTTTCTGTACCACTCCCCGCAATGACGCGGGGTTGGCAAACGATTCGACCATTGCGTATTGGCAGTCGCTATCCGTTGGGATTATTTTACTGTTGGACAATTATCAGGCCAGACACCCAGGTTTTGATTTACCCCGCCCCGACAGGAGTATTACCGCTGCCATTATCAGATAACGGTAATGTCGCATTAATGGCAGGAACAGGCCAAGACGACTTCGCCGGCTTTCGGAAATATCATCTCGGTGATCCCGCGCATCAAATCGCCTGGAAAGCACTGGCTCGGGATGATGTCTTGCGCAGTAAACAATATAACCATCCAGAAGGCATCACCTTACAGCTCGATTGGCAACAGGTGGCATCTCTTAGCGAAACTGAAGCCCGTTTATCCCAGTTATGCCAGTGGGTTCTAGCTGCTGATGAAGCAAACATGCAGTATGGTTTGACCTTACCGACGGGACATATTGAGCCAGATAAGGGAGCCAATCACCGCCACCGCTGTTTATCTTTACTGGCCACTTATGATCGCTGAGCGGATTCCTGACAATACCTTTTTCTGGCTGATGGCGACCCTTGCCATCATCGCCGTGCCCCACTTCGTTTATCAGCCCTTTTGGGTCACAGGACTGTTTGCCATCATGATGGGCTGGCGACTGGCTCATCATTATCGACAATGGCCGTTACCTGCTGATAAAACGATACTGAAATGGCTGCATGGTCTCGCTGCCGTACTGACTATTATTCTGATGCTTACCAACTATGGCATGACTATTGGTCGTGATGCCGGTGTTGCCTTACTGACTGTCATGTTGGCTTTCAAAGTGGTTGAAATCAATAATCGCCGGGATTTCTATCTGGTGTGTTTTTTGGGCTTCTTTTTAATTACCACCCACTTTTTTTATAACCAAAGTATGCTGATGGTGATGGGCATGATCATCATGGTCATGTTGCTGATAGCCTCACTGATTCAACTTAATCAACCGCAGTACAACGGCGCCTTTCGGCTTAAATATGCCGGCATCTTACTGCTACAAGCGCTCCCAGTTATGCTGGTGTTATTCCTCTTGTTTCCCCGTATTCCCGGGCCTATCTGGGGATTACCAGAAACGAGCACGGCGACAGCCCAACAGTTACCTGATGGCGTCACTTTTGGTGAGCAAAGACGCTCATCAGGCAGCACGGGTATGTCCGAGCAATTACAAATGGGACGAATCAGCGATGTGATATTGTCGGATGCCATCGCGTTTCGGGTGGCTTTTGTAGATGAGATTCCACCCATGTCAGAACGTTATTGGCGCGGGCCAGTTCTTTGGCAAACTGATGGTGCTGATTGGCGCCCGTTGGCTAAAAGGATGACAGAGACAGATGAACCTCGAATTTATACTGGCCAGTCTGACTATTCGTACACGGTGACAATTGAACCGCATGATAAGCACTGGTTATTTGCTTTAGATATGCCGGTCAATAGACCATCCGGTATTGCCGCTCAATTTTCCGCTGATGGCTTGCTTTCAAGCCGACAGAAAATTACCCGTCGCAGCCAGTTTAGTCTTAAATCCCATACGCAATATCGGTTTAATCCTGAATTCGATAGCTTGCTTGATGCGGCACTACAGTTACCTGATGACGCGCATCCACAAACCCGTCAACTGGCACAACGTCTTCTGGCGGAAAGTAATAACCAGCGTCAATTTATTGAAAATGTGCTGGCCCATTTCAATACCGAGCCCTTTTATTACACGTTGTCCCCAGCTTTGCTACAAGACGATATTGTTGATGATTTTTTATTTAATGCTCGTGAGGGTTTCTGTGAGCATTATGCGGCGAGTTTTACCGTTTTAATGCGAGCTGCCGGCGTGCCGGCCAGAATTGTCACGGGTTATCAAGGTGGCGAGATTAACCCGGTTGACGATGTCATGGTGATCCGACAACGAGATGCACACGCATGGGTTGAAGTGTGGTTACCTGAAGCGGGGTGGGTTCGTGTCGATCCAACGGCAGCTGTCTCCCCTGAGAGAGTCGAGCAAGGCATTGACCGATTCTTACCAGAAAATCGTCGTTCAACAAAAACACCCACTGGTTCTGAGCAACTAGCAGCCGTCTGGTCCACCATAAAAAATAACTGGGCTGCACTCAATAATACCTGGGATATCTGGATTGTCGGCTATGGTCCCGGCATACAAAAATCGTTATTGAGCCAGTTAGGAATGCAACAACCAGATTGGCGAAAAATGGCTTTTTGGCTGGCTCTGTTCCTCGGTATTTTTTTTGTCATGATTGCAGTATTGATGCATTGGCACAGACCGAGTAAAGATCCGGTAAGCCGATATTACCAGCTGTTTTGTCGACGTTTGGCACGGCTGGGTATTCATCGCCAGCCTGCTGAGGGGCCAACGGATTTTGCAGAGCGTGCTGGAACACTATTACCCGCGGAGAAACAAGCTATTTTGACGATATCCGATCATTACAGACGGCTTCGATATCGCGAAGATAGGCATCATATTGATCAGTTCGTTTCAGCAGTCAAAGCCTTTCGTCCAAGCCGCTAAATATCCACACTTTGCCTGACTTTGCGAATTAACGGAAAATACCCCTTTATTAGATGACATATTGATGGTTATGGCACACTCCAACCCGTTATTCGAACGAACACATATTCTTCTTGGCGACGTAGGCATCGAAAGACTGCAACAAGCACATATTCTTATTGCGGGTATGGGCGGCGTCGGGTCTTTTACGGCTGAAGCCCTAGCCAGAATGGGAGTTGGCAAATTAACGTTGGTCGATCATGATGTCGTTTCAGCATCTAATCTGAATCGGCAGCTAGTCGCGTTGCGTTCAACCATCGATGTGCTGAAAGCGGATGTCATGGCAACCCGTATTGCCGAAATTAATCCTGATTGTCAGGTGCGGCGAATTACCGAATTTTTAACCCCTGACACTATCCCTGACTTACTTGATGACGGATTTGATGTCGTTGTTGATGCCATTGACAGTTTAAGCAGTAAAACGGCACTGATTGAAACGGCCTGGCGCTCTAATCTACCCATTTTTGCCAGTATGGGCGCCGGCGGTAAACTGGATCCTACCCAGATCAGGACGGGTGATTTAATGGATACCCAAATGTGCAAACTAGCCAAACACTTGCGTTCACGATTAAGAAAACACGGTGTCGGTAGAGGGATTCAAACTGTCTATTCGCTGGAATCGCCATTACCGCCTTTACCACCAGAACCGGTGAGTCGTGGAAGAGCACGCGCCGTGAACGGCACGGTGAGTTATATGCCATCTATTTTTGGACTGACCTTGGCCGGTTTAGTGACCAATCATC
The genomic region above belongs to Methylophaga frappieri and contains:
- a CDS encoding tRNA threonylcarbamoyladenosine dehydratase, which gives rise to MAHSNPLFERTHILLGDVGIERLQQAHILIAGMGGVGSFTAEALARMGVGKLTLVDHDVVSASNLNRQLVALRSTIDVLKADVMATRIAEINPDCQVRRITEFLTPDTIPDLLDDGFDVVVDAIDSLSSKTALIETAWRSNLPIFASMGAGGKLDPTQIRTGDLMDTQMCKLAKHLRSRLRKHGVGRGIQTVYSLESPLPPLPPEPVSRGRARAVNGTVSYMPSIFGLTLAGLVTNHLIGGARRDTSS
- a CDS encoding DUF58 domain-containing protein, which produces MVANTLKSAWLRLTTINGRRIYILPSRAGLGFAGLMLLMLLAAINYNNSLAYLLAFLLISLGHVAMHHSHRNIRTVTYQVLPPRPAFAGQNIPLGLVITTKHQHPVYQLLIDYASTAPPSRWFSLSTLARYQHVAVMPMVSDAESFSVPLPAMTRGWQTIRPLRIGSRYPLGLFYCWTIIRPDTQVLIYPAPTGVLPLPLSDNGNVALMAGTGQDDFAGFRKYHLGDPAHQIAWKALARDDVLRSKQYNHPEGITLQLDWQQVASLSETEARLSQLCQWVLAADEANMQYGLTLPTGHIEPDKGANHRHRCLSLLATYDR
- a CDS encoding AAA family ATPase translates to MNHGHIDAILASLNQVILGKDHAVKLALSCLLARGHLLIEDLPGVGKTTLAHALAATLGLKFQRVQFTSDMLPADIIGVSIFDRELQRFTLHRGPVFTQLLLADEVNRASPRTQSALLEVMEEQQVSIDGETYPLTSPFFVIATQNPTHQIGTFPLPESQLDRFLMRISLGYPNTNAERALLKGDDRRQLLQQLQPVIEPATLLNLQHTVQMQTVSDALIDYVQALLSHTRHSGQFQNGLSPRAGLGLLHAAQAWSFISGRDYVMPEDVQAVLPNVIGHRLQSGRSAMQPDWVQSLVDAVAIP
- a CDS encoding transglutaminase TgpA family protein; protein product: MIAERIPDNTFFWLMATLAIIAVPHFVYQPFWVTGLFAIMMGWRLAHHYRQWPLPADKTILKWLHGLAAVLTIILMLTNYGMTIGRDAGVALLTVMLAFKVVEINNRRDFYLVCFLGFFLITTHFFYNQSMLMVMGMIIMVMLLIASLIQLNQPQYNGAFRLKYAGILLLQALPVMLVLFLLFPRIPGPIWGLPETSTATAQQLPDGVTFGEQRRSSGSTGMSEQLQMGRISDVILSDAIAFRVAFVDEIPPMSERYWRGPVLWQTDGADWRPLAKRMTETDEPRIYTGQSDYSYTVTIEPHDKHWLFALDMPVNRPSGIAAQFSADGLLSSRQKITRRSQFSLKSHTQYRFNPEFDSLLDAALQLPDDAHPQTRQLAQRLLAESNNQRQFIENVLAHFNTEPFYYTLSPALLQDDIVDDFLFNAREGFCEHYAASFTVLMRAAGVPARIVTGYQGGEINPVDDVMVIRQRDAHAWVEVWLPEAGWVRVDPTAAVSPERVEQGIDRFLPENRRSTKTPTGSEQLAAVWSTIKNNWAALNNTWDIWIVGYGPGIQKSLLSQLGMQQPDWRKMAFWLALFLGIFFVMIAVLMHWHRPSKDPVSRYYQLFCRRLARLGIHRQPAEGPTDFAERAGTLLPAEKQAILTISDHYRRLRYREDRHHIDQFVSAVKAFRPSR